A genomic region of Fundidesulfovibrio terrae contains the following coding sequences:
- a CDS encoding acyltransferase family protein produces MARNLGAICGDKNNNMNLIRFCAASAVLVSHSFALATGSAAAEPLRGLIGMTPGSMAVDVFFVLSGFLVTRSLVERGSILAFIKARILRIYPALLVSVVITVAVAGLFFTTLGAKDFLLNDKTIEYLKYNSTIFWGYASFLPGVFEGNPFGAGVNGSLWTLPREVHLYYKLALAWILFSISKSRRTFVSIFVVCVAVGGLPYMLLKDGGRFVEGSDWRLGYLFFSGGAYYVLRKWIALDWRAFAVCAASIVLAYHQGYFFPVYSLVVPYMVLCLAYAPSGFLKHYNRAGDYSYGMYIYAFPVQQSLAAAVQGIGAWALMFASFAVTLLLAFVSWNMIEQRCLRFKNVRMTDALPEGLRTRIRALAESAGALRYRMKNY; encoded by the coding sequence ATGGCAAGAAATCTCGGGGCAATCTGCGGCGACAAGAACAACAACATGAATCTGATCAGGTTCTGCGCGGCCTCGGCGGTACTGGTCAGCCACAGTTTCGCCCTCGCCACCGGTTCCGCTGCGGCCGAGCCGTTGCGCGGCCTGATCGGGATGACTCCCGGAAGCATGGCGGTGGATGTCTTTTTCGTCCTCAGCGGATTTCTGGTCACCAGGAGCCTTGTGGAACGGGGCAGCATCCTGGCCTTCATCAAGGCGAGAATCTTGCGGATTTATCCGGCGCTCCTCGTGTCCGTGGTGATCACCGTGGCCGTGGCCGGGTTGTTCTTCACGACCCTGGGCGCGAAGGATTTCCTCCTGAACGACAAGACCATCGAGTACCTGAAGTACAATTCGACCATATTCTGGGGCTACGCCTCGTTTCTTCCCGGCGTGTTCGAAGGCAATCCCTTCGGGGCCGGAGTGAACGGATCGTTGTGGACTTTACCCAGGGAAGTGCATCTGTATTACAAGCTCGCCCTGGCCTGGATACTCTTTTCGATCAGCAAGTCCAGGCGGACGTTTGTTTCGATCTTCGTGGTGTGCGTGGCTGTGGGCGGGCTGCCGTACATGCTTCTCAAGGACGGCGGCCGGTTCGTGGAGGGGTCCGACTGGCGGTTGGGGTACCTGTTTTTCTCGGGCGGGGCCTACTACGTACTGCGGAAGTGGATCGCCCTCGACTGGAGGGCCTTCGCCGTGTGCGCGGCGTCCATCGTTCTGGCCTACCACCAGGGGTACTTTTTCCCTGTGTACAGCCTGGTCGTCCCGTACATGGTCCTTTGCCTGGCCTATGCGCCGTCGGGGTTTCTGAAGCACTACAACCGGGCGGGCGACTACTCCTACGGGATGTACATCTATGCGTTCCCGGTCCAGCAGTCCCTGGCGGCGGCGGTTCAGGGCATCGGCGCGTGGGCGCTCATGTTCGCTTCGTTCGCGGTCACGTTGCTGCTGGCGTTCGTCTCCTGGAATATGATCGAGCAGCGCTGCCTGCGCTTCAAGAACGTGCGGATGACGGACGCCCTGCCGGAAGGCCTGCGCACGAGGATCAGGGCGCTCGCCGAATCGGCGGGAGCGTTGCGCTACAGGATGAAAAATTATTGA
- a CDS encoding 4Fe-4S dicluster domain-containing protein, with the protein MDRRSLLEMFSFGKKSGEPQPRPVRYAMVIDMRRCVGCQACTVACAMENRTPLGAQRTSVGDFEVVQDARPRKVLAPRLCNHCQRPPCVPSCPVGATFQREDGLVLVDPAKCVGCGYCVLNCPYAARFLNHQAKTADKCSLCAHRLGAGLLPACVETCIGKARVVGDMNDPDSAVARLLASAGDGVRVLKPEAKTEPRVFYVGLAASEALPLEAPGVPGHIRVTEENFR; encoded by the coding sequence ATGGATCGCAGGTCCCTGCTGGAGATGTTCTCCTTCGGCAAGAAGTCCGGGGAGCCGCAACCAAGGCCGGTGCGCTACGCCATGGTGATCGACATGCGGCGCTGCGTGGGCTGCCAGGCCTGCACCGTGGCCTGCGCCATGGAGAACCGCACGCCGCTCGGAGCGCAGCGCACCAGCGTCGGCGATTTCGAGGTCGTGCAGGACGCCAGGCCCCGCAAGGTGCTGGCCCCGAGGTTGTGCAACCATTGCCAGCGCCCGCCCTGCGTGCCCTCCTGCCCGGTGGGGGCCACGTTCCAGCGCGAGGACGGCCTGGTGCTGGTGGACCCCGCCAAGTGCGTGGGCTGCGGCTACTGCGTGCTCAACTGCCCCTACGCCGCCCGCTTCCTCAACCACCAGGCCAAGACCGCCGACAAGTGCTCCCTGTGTGCCCACCGCCTGGGCGCGGGGCTTCTGCCCGCCTGCGTGGAGACCTGCATCGGCAAGGCCCGCGTCGTGGGCGACATGAATGATCCCGACAGCGCCGTGGCCAGGCTTCTGGCATCGGCCGGGGACGGCGTCCGGGTGCTCAAGCCCGAGGCCAAGACCGAGCCCCGGGTCTTCTACGTGGGGCTGGCCGCCTCCGAGGCCCTGCCCCTGGAGGCCCCCGGCGTCCCCGGTCACATCCGCGTCACCGAGGAGAACTTCCGATGA
- a CDS encoding HAMP domain-containing sensor histidine kinase codes for MIRPKVLKTFSFRLALWYVALFAVSATVVFGFIWWAAVTFMLGQTDDIIESEVWSLVEQYDERGLAALSMQISSRQRNEASRSNIYLLVDREMHYLAGNMRQWPPGIEPKGYPEWHTIPVTAADDPKPLQARVRVVTLMGKIHMLVGRELSDVMRARAIMAIAMATGICITVVMGLIWGNVMSVKLLRRLDEINDASREIMGGAMGKRIPLSGSGDEFDRLAANLNDMLDRIVELLATVRQVSDNIAHDLRSPLTRLRSRLELALLEPQDTVSQRQAMEEAIDQAESIIATFNALLTIARAESAAARDNFEELDLSVLVRDAVELYEPLAEDKNIALAVSALDGLMVWGNRHLLSQAVVNLLDNAVKYTPEAGAIRVGVCLEENGCASRKPAQPGALPGRGQEAATDKGAGGETANLAGNGAQGGNGGCIVLSVADTGPGIPEAERANVLKRFYRLDESRGTPGSGLGLSLVAAVARLHGAKLEFREQSPGLEILVAFPPASRVRSSETRPGDSVQ; via the coding sequence GTGATCCGTCCCAAGGTACTCAAGACCTTCAGCTTCCGCCTGGCCCTGTGGTATGTGGCGCTGTTCGCCGTGTCCGCCACGGTGGTCTTCGGCTTCATCTGGTGGGCGGCCGTGACCTTCATGCTGGGCCAGACCGACGACATCATCGAGTCCGAGGTGTGGAGCCTGGTGGAGCAGTACGACGAACGCGGCCTGGCCGCACTCTCCATGCAGATCTCCAGCCGCCAGCGCAACGAGGCGTCGCGCTCCAACATCTACCTGCTGGTGGACCGCGAGATGCACTATCTGGCTGGCAACATGCGCCAGTGGCCGCCCGGAATCGAACCCAAGGGCTACCCCGAGTGGCACACCATCCCCGTCACCGCCGCCGACGATCCCAAGCCGCTGCAGGCCAGGGTGCGGGTGGTGACGCTCATGGGCAAGATCCACATGCTGGTGGGGCGCGAGCTCTCCGACGTGATGCGCGCCCGGGCCATCATGGCCATCGCCATGGCCACTGGCATATGCATCACCGTCGTCATGGGGCTCATCTGGGGCAACGTCATGAGCGTGAAGCTCCTGCGCCGCCTGGACGAGATCAACGACGCCAGCCGCGAGATCATGGGCGGAGCCATGGGCAAGCGCATCCCGCTGTCAGGCTCGGGCGACGAGTTCGACCGCCTCGCCGCCAACTTAAACGACATGCTCGACCGCATCGTGGAACTTCTGGCCACGGTGCGCCAGGTCTCGGACAACATCGCCCACGACCTGCGAAGCCCGCTCACCCGGCTTCGCTCGCGCCTGGAACTGGCCCTGCTGGAGCCCCAGGACACCGTTTCCCAGCGCCAGGCCATGGAGGAAGCCATCGACCAGGCCGAATCCATCATCGCCACCTTCAACGCCCTGCTCACCATCGCCCGGGCCGAATCCGCCGCCGCGCGCGACAACTTCGAGGAGCTGGACCTGTCCGTCCTGGTGCGCGACGCGGTGGAGCTCTACGAGCCCCTGGCCGAGGACAAGAACATCGCCCTGGCCGTTTCCGCCCTGGACGGCCTCATGGTCTGGGGCAACCGCCACCTGCTCTCGCAGGCCGTGGTCAACCTGCTGGACAACGCCGTGAAGTACACGCCCGAGGCGGGGGCCATCCGGGTGGGAGTCTGCCTCGAGGAAAACGGATGCGCTTCGCGCAAACCCGCCCAGCCCGGAGCCTTGCCCGGGCGCGGCCAGGAAGCAGCCACTGACAAGGGAGCGGGAGGGGAAACGGCGAACCTTGCCGGAAACGGCGCCCAGGGGGGGAACGGGGGATGCATCGTGCTGTCCGTGGCCGACACCGGCCCCGGCATCCCCGAGGCCGAGCGGGCCAACGTGCTCAAGCGCTTCTACCGCCTGGACGAAAGCCGGGGCACGCCGGGCTCGGGCCTGGGGCTGTCGCTGGTGGCCGCCGTGGCCCGGCTGCACGGAGCGAAACTGGAATTTAGGGAGCAAAGCCCGGGCCTTGAAATTCTCGTGGCCTTCCCGCCCGCGAGCCGCGTGCGCTCTTCCGAGACGCGGCCGGGCGACTCCGTTCAATAA
- a CDS encoding response regulator transcription factor, with translation MRILLVEDDPQAASYLTKGLKEHGVGVDHVADGREGLFRATAGGYDVIILDRMLPGLDGLSILKAVRAAGDTTPVLVLSALSDVDARVEGLRAGGDDYLTKPFAFAELMARVEALGRRGRAEKPLTVLAVADLELDLTARTVKRSGKPIDLKPKEFSLLEYFMRHAGQVVTRTMLLERVWDYAFDPQTNVIDVHVSRLRGKIDKDFDKPLLHTVRGAGYMLRDPSDGS, from the coding sequence ATGCGAATCCTCCTGGTCGAGGACGACCCCCAGGCCGCGTCCTACCTGACGAAGGGCCTCAAGGAACACGGCGTGGGCGTGGACCACGTGGCCGACGGCCGCGAAGGCCTGTTTCGGGCCACGGCGGGCGGCTACGACGTGATCATTCTGGACCGCATGCTCCCGGGCCTGGACGGGCTGTCCATCCTCAAGGCCGTGCGCGCCGCCGGGGACACCACTCCCGTGCTTGTGCTCTCGGCCCTGTCGGACGTGGACGCGCGCGTGGAGGGGCTGCGGGCGGGCGGCGACGACTACCTGACCAAACCCTTCGCCTTCGCCGAGCTCATGGCCCGGGTGGAGGCTCTGGGACGCCGCGGCCGGGCCGAGAAGCCCCTCACCGTGCTCGCCGTGGCCGACCTGGAACTGGACCTCACCGCGCGCACCGTGAAGCGCTCCGGCAAGCCCATCGACTTGAAGCCCAAGGAATTCTCCCTGCTGGAATACTTCATGCGCCACGCCGGGCAGGTGGTCACCCGCACCATGCTCCTGGAGCGCGTCTGGGACTACGCCTTCGACCCCCAGACCAACGTTATCGACGTGCACGTCTCCAGGCTCCGGGGCAAGATCGACAAGGACTTCGACAAGCCCCTGCTCCACACCGTGCGCGGGGCGGGATACATGCTCCGTGACCCGTCCGACGGCTCCTGA
- a CDS encoding DegQ family serine endoprotease, whose product MHRTKPVRIALLCSLMLLFAAGQALAEMPKLADLAEKAGPAVVNIFTETAPKQTQRQPRMQIPRGTPFDDFFDQFDQFFNQQPQRRQRSLGSGFLISADGYILTNNHVVEKADKVNVKLQKGEKTIQAKVIGADPDTDLALIKIDNGNDLPFLKLGDSGKMRVGDWVMAIGNPFGLSHTVTAGIVSAKGRVIGAGPYDDFIQTDASINPGNSGGPLLNLDGEVIGINAAIIASGQGIGFAIPSNIAKEVVAQLKSKGKVQRGMIGVTIQPMDENTAKALGLSSDKGALVSQVNPGSPAEKAGLASGDVITEVNGQPVTDAHDLTTRIGAMAPGSSVNLTYLRKGQSKSVKVTLVERDTKQLGQSGDENASPAGDTLGMSLSPTDPRNGKPVGGLLVLGVEAGSPAAEAGMRKGDVILEINQRPVTSPQEAAAIIAKEGKANGAVLVLIKRQGQHVFRPIPVQ is encoded by the coding sequence ATGCACCGGACGAAACCTGTCAGAATCGCACTCCTCTGCTCGCTCATGCTCCTCTTCGCCGCGGGACAGGCCCTGGCCGAGATGCCCAAGCTTGCCGACCTGGCCGAAAAGGCCGGACCGGCCGTGGTGAACATCTTCACCGAGACCGCGCCCAAACAGACCCAGCGTCAGCCCCGCATGCAGATTCCGCGCGGCACGCCCTTCGACGACTTCTTCGACCAGTTCGACCAGTTCTTCAACCAGCAGCCCCAGCGCCGCCAGCGTTCCCTGGGCTCGGGCTTCCTCATCTCGGCCGACGGCTACATCCTCACCAACAACCATGTGGTGGAGAAGGCCGACAAGGTCAACGTGAAGCTCCAGAAGGGCGAAAAGACCATCCAGGCCAAGGTGATCGGCGCGGACCCCGACACCGACCTGGCGCTCATCAAGATAGACAACGGGAACGACCTGCCCTTCCTCAAGCTCGGCGACTCCGGCAAGATGCGCGTGGGCGACTGGGTCATGGCCATCGGCAACCCCTTCGGCCTGTCGCACACGGTCACGGCGGGCATCGTCTCGGCCAAGGGCCGGGTCATCGGGGCCGGACCTTACGACGACTTCATCCAGACCGACGCCTCCATCAACCCCGGCAACTCAGGCGGGCCGCTGCTCAACCTGGACGGCGAGGTCATCGGCATCAACGCGGCCATCATCGCCTCAGGCCAGGGCATCGGCTTCGCCATCCCCTCCAACATCGCCAAGGAAGTGGTGGCCCAGCTCAAGAGCAAGGGCAAGGTGCAGCGCGGCATGATCGGCGTCACCATACAGCCCATGGATGAAAACACCGCCAAGGCCCTTGGCCTGTCCTCGGACAAGGGCGCCCTGGTGAGCCAGGTCAACCCCGGCAGCCCCGCCGAGAAGGCCGGCCTGGCCTCCGGAGACGTCATCACCGAGGTCAACGGCCAGCCCGTCACCGACGCCCACGACCTGACCACCCGCATCGGGGCCATGGCACCGGGCTCGTCGGTGAACCTCACCTACCTGCGCAAGGGACAGTCCAAGTCGGTGAAAGTGACCCTGGTGGAACGCGACACGAAGCAACTCGGCCAGTCCGGCGACGAAAACGCGAGCCCGGCCGGCGACACCCTGGGCATGTCTCTGTCGCCCACCGACCCCCGCAACGGAAAGCCAGTGGGCGGACTGCTGGTGCTGGGAGTCGAAGCGGGCTCCCCGGCCGCCGAGGCGGGCATGCGCAAAGGGGACGTGATCCTGGAGATCAACCAGCGTCCCGTGACCAGCCCCCAGGAAGCCGCCGCCATCATCGCCAAGGAAGGAAAGGCCAACGGCGCGGTGCTGGTGCTGATCAAGCGCCAGGGACAGCACGTGTTCCGCCCCATTCCCGTGCAGTAA